A window from Mustela erminea isolate mMusErm1 chromosome 17, mMusErm1.Pri, whole genome shotgun sequence encodes these proteins:
- the SMG5 gene encoding protein SMG5 encodes MSQGPPPGESSEPEAKVLHTKRLYRAVVEAVHRLDLILCNKTAYQEVFKPENISLRNKLRELCVKLMFLHPVDYGRKAEELLWRKVYYEVIQLIKTHKTHIHSRSALECAYRTHLVAGIGFYQHLLLYIQSHYQLELQCCIDWTHVTDPLIGCKKPVSASGKEMDWAQMACHRCLVYLGDLSRYQNELAGVDTELLAERFYYQALSVAPQIGMPFNQLGTLAGGKYYNVEAMYCYLRCIQSEVSFEGAYGNLKRLYDKAAKMYHQLKKCETRKLSPSKKRCKDIKRLLVNFMYLQSLLQPRSGPVDSELTSLCQSVLEDFNLCLFYLPSSPGLSLASEGEEDYEGGYAFVPDLLVFQMVIICLMGVHSLKRAGSKQYSAAIAFTLALFSHLVNHVNIRLQAELEEGENAGPAFQSDGTDEPLEKEEVPGPEPPPAAPPAGEVRKSRKFSRLSCLRRRRHPPKAGDDSDLSEGFESDSSHDSARASEGSDSGSDKSLEGGGTAFDAETDSEMNSQESRSDLEDMEDEEGTRSPVPEPARPRSEAPESLNGPLGPSEASIASNLQAMSTQMFQTKRCFRLAPTFSNLLLQPPAEAHAMASCRPCVNGDADKPSEPASEEGSESEGSESSGRSCRNERSVQEKLQVLAAEGLLPAVKVFLDWLRANPDLIVVCAQSSQSLWNRLSVLLNLLPAAGELRESGLALCPEVQDLLEGCELPDLPSSPLLPEDTALRNLPPLRAAHRRFNFDADRPLLSALEESVVRTCCIRSFGHFVARLQGSVLQFSAEAGIFVSIAQSEREGVLQQAQAQFRMAQEEARRNRLMRDMAQLRLQLEVSQLEGSLQQPKAQSAMSPYLVPDTQALCHHLPVIRQLAASGRFIVIIPRTVIDGLDLLKKEHPGARDGIRYLEAEFKKGNRYIRCQKEVGKSFERHKLKRQDADAWTLYKILDSCKQLTLAQGAGEEDPSGMVTIITGLPLDNPSVLSGPMQAALQAAAHASVDIKNVLDLYKQWKEIG; translated from the exons ATGAGCCAAGGCCCCCCCCCAGGGGAGAGCAGCGAGCCCGAGGCCAAGGTCCTCCACACGAAGCGGCTTTACCG GGCCGTGGTGGAGGCTGTGCATCGACTTGACCTCATCCTTTGCAACAAAACCGCTTATCAGGAGGTGTTCAAACCAGAGAACATTAGCCTGAGGAACAA GCTGCGCGAGCTGTGCGTCAAGCTTATGTTCCTGCACCCAGTGGACTATGGGAGGAAGGCCGAGGAGCTGCTTTGGAGGAAGGTGTACTATGAAGTTATTCAGCTCATCAAGACTCACAAGACG CACATCCACAGCCGGAGCGCCTTGGAGTGTGCCTACCGGACGCACTTGGTCGCTGGGATCGGCTTCTACCAGCATCTGCTTCTCTATATCCAGTCCCACTACCAGCTGGAACTTCAGTGCTGCATCGACTGGACCCACGTCACCGACCCCCTCATAG gaTGCAAGAAGCCAGTGTCTGCGTCGGGGAAGGAGATGGACTGGGCACAGATGGCGTGCCACCGGTGTCTCGTGTACCTGGGGGATTTGT CGCGTTATCAGAATGAATTAGCTGGCGTAGACACCGAGCTGCTAGCCGAGAGATTTTACTACCAAGCCTTGTCAGTAGCTCCCCAGATTG GGATGCCCTTCAACCAGCTGGGCACGCTCGCAGGTGGCAAGTACTACAATGTGGAGGCCATGTACTGCTACCTGCGCTG CATCCAGTCGGAGGTGTCCTTCGAGGGGGCCTATGGGAATCTCAAGCGGCTGTACGACAAGGCGGCCAAAATGTACCACCAGCTGAAGAAGTGCGAGACTCGGAAACTCTCTCCCAGCAAGAAGCG GTGTAAAGACATCAAGAGGTTGCTGGTGAACTTCATGTACCTGCAGAGCCTCTTGCAGCCCAGGAGCGG CCCGGTGGACTCGGAGCTGACGTCGCTCTGCCAGTCAGTCCTGGAGGACTTCAACCTCTGCCTCTTCTACCTGCCCTCGTCCCCCGGCCTCAGCCTGGCCAGCGAGGGCGAGGAGGACTACGAGGGCGGCTATGCTTTCGTCCCGGACCTCCTCGTCTTTCAGATGGTCATCATCTGTCTCATGGGCGTGCACAGCTTGAAGAGAGCAG GGTCCAAGCAGTACAGCGCAGCCATTGCCTTCACGCTGGCTCTCTTCTCGCACCTCGTCAACCATGTCAACATACGGCTGCAGGCGGAGCTGGAGGAGGGCGAGAACGCCGGGCCTGCATTCCAGAGCGACGGCACAG ATGAGCCCTTGGAGAAGGAAGAGGTGCCAGGCCCCGAGCCCCCTCCCGCAGCACCTCCAGCGGGTGAGGTCAGAAAGAGCAGGAAATTTTCCCGTCTCTCctgcctccgccgccgccgccacccaCCCAAAGCAGGAGATGACAGTGACCTGAGCGAAGGCTTTGAATCGGACTCCAGCCACGACTCTGCCAGGGCCAGCGAGGGCTCGGACAGTGGCTCTGACAAGAGTCTCGAAGGTGGGGGAACGGCCTTTGATGCCGAGACAGACTCAGAAATGAACAGCCAGGAGTCCCGGTCAGACCTGGAAGACATGGAGGACGAGGAGGGGACACGGTCCCCAGTCCCAGAGCCTGCTCGGCCCAGGTCAGAGGCTCCCGAGTCTCTCAATGGCCCCCTGGGCCCCAGTGAGGCTAGCATTGCCAGCAACCTGCAAGCCATGTCCACCCAGATGTTCCAGACCAAGCGCTGTTTCCGACTGGCCCCCACCTTCAGCAACCTGCTCCTCCAGCCCCCGGCCGAAGCTCACGCCATGGCCAGCTGCAGGCCCTGCGTCAACGGAGATGCGGACAAGCCCTCAGAGCCAG cctccgaGGAGGGCTCCGAGTCGGAAGGCAGCGAGTCCAGCGGGCGCTCCTGTCGGAACGAGCGCAGCGTCCAGGAGAAGCTGCAAGTCCTGGCGGCTGAAGGCCTGCTTCCCGCCGTGAAGGTCTTCCTGGACTGGCTGCGGGCCAACCCTGACCTCATCGTCGTGTGTGCGCAG AGCTCTCAGAGTCTGTGGAATCGCCTGTCTGTGTTGCTGAACCTGTTGCCAGCTGCTGGCGAGCTCCGGGAGTCTG gcctggccctgtgTCCTGAGGTCCAAGACCTTCTTGAAGGTTGTGAACTGCCTGACCTGCCCTCCAGCCCGCTGCTCCCAGAGGACACAGCCCTTCGTAACCTGCCGCCTCTCCGGGCGGCCCATCGACGCTTTAACTTTGACGCGGATCGGCCCCTGCTTAGCGCCTTGGAGGAG TCGGTGGTGCGCACCTGCTGCATCCGCAGCTTCGGGCATTTCGTGGCCCGCCTGCAAGGCAGCGTTCTGCAGTTCAGCGCGGAGGCCGGCATCTTCGTCAGCATCGCGCAGTCGGAGCGGGAGGGCGTGCTGCAGCAGGCGCAGGCGCAGTTCCGCATG GCGCAGGAGGAAGCCCGTCGGAACAGGCTGATGAGAGACATGGCCCAGCTGCGGCTTCAG ctcgaGGTCTCTCAGCTGGAAGGGAGCCTGCAGCAGCCCAAGGCCCAGTCAGCAATGTCTCCCTACCTCGTCCCTGACACCCAGGCCCTCTGCCACCACCTCCCGGTCATCCGCCAGCTGGCCGCCAGCGGCCGCTTCATTGTCATCATCCCGAGGACAG TGATCGATGGCCTGGACTTGCTGAAGAAGGAGCACCCAGGGGCCCGGGACGGTATCCGGTACCTGGAGGCGGAgtttaagaaaggaaacag GTACATTCGCTGCCAGAAAGAGGTGGGGAAGAGCTTCGAGCGGCACAAGCTGAAGCGGCAGGACGCGGACGCCTG GACCCTATAT